In the Paralichthys olivaceus isolate ysfri-2021 chromosome 17, ASM2471397v2, whole genome shotgun sequence genome, one interval contains:
- the rps20 gene encoding small ribosomal subunit protein uS10, translated as MAFKDTGKAPVEAEVAIHRIRITLTSRNVKSLEKVCADLIRGAKEKNLKVKGPVRMPTKTLRITTRKTPCGEGSKTWDRFQMRIHKRLIDLHSPSEIVKQITSISIEPGVEVEVTIADA; from the exons ATG GCTTTCAAGGACACTGGTAAGGCACCTGTGGAGGCTGAGGTTGCCATCCACCGCATTCGTATCACCCTCACCAGCCGCAACGTCAAGTCTCTGGAGAAGG TCTGTGCAGACTTGATCCGTGGCGCGAAGGAAAAGAACCTGAAGGTGAAGGGACCTGTCCGTATGCCAACCAAG ACTCTGCGTATCACCACCAGAAAGACCCCCTGTGGTGAGGGATCCAAAACATGGGATCGCTTCCAGATGAGGATCCACAAGCGCCTGATTGATCTGCACAGCCCCTCTGAAATCGTCAAGCAGATCACCTCCATCAGCATCGAACCTGGTGTAGAGGTTGAAGTTACCATCGCAGACGCATAA
- the LOC109629804 gene encoding ankyrin repeat and SAM domain-containing protein 6 isoform X2 produces the protein MNFGVAADSLLLFRACDEGDYETARGILEPGAPKESGRQSRLRSEAGSECCGSADMLSLVPVDCTDEEGNTALQFSSASGHENLVRFLLRKGASVDSHNNYGWTPLMQAARFGHLTVAHILLENGAEINGRNRLGASVLTMAARGGHAHVIKLLLESGAYVDDYDHLAVAAEANGNNNNSCSAAGFGGGEGCPEGGSCREFMDITALMVACQYGHEATVRLLLEWGSDVNFSQKTTGWGPLMVGTLSGKVVVAQQLVERGADPDRLNVLSKTAFELAMQLKQRDIKAYLDSITTVRPQTDDEKRRPDVFSALKLGNSQLVKEILEEDPTQVNSSSQEGASPLMMAAVSGQLEVVQLMVEKSADIDKQDGVHGWTALMQATYHGNKDIVKYLLSQGADVNLRAKNGYTAFDLVMLLNDPDTELVRLLASVCMQVDKDKSKHRGRALMTRSKSRQSLNNVPVPPDDKGGLKSWWSRMSNRFRRLKLTHTLRHGLSSNRLAPFPDDAETSLDATMKASRKPGAVTNGVLAPTPALGGNDVSNAWAVKSKETGLCRSSSEKEDFLITTLLRSGAPLTRLPNDKLKAVIPPFLPPSNFEPWNSDRSRLLREGKSEAPRMPMPPQRKLNSSGNSDITSISRVVSRSMKFPSIPKGPSSSSPSNSGHYHSPHSSGGSNGVAGLNRDSHNRSGGSADSVLSQIAAQRKRAAGLVDVKVQAPEKQHGSSQSQPPLPAPAPGLPLPDISLPDIQTHTSLVASDIHSRRKMELKKRPQSGNSSTSKSTSPTLTPSPSPTPKAPTGQGDSLSSASSHPRSKSSGGSSSGTITDEDELSSILKKLSLEKYQPIFEEQEVDMEAFLTLTDGDLKELGIKTDGPRQQILAAISELNAGKGRERQILQETIHNFQSSFGSSASNPRQPAPTGWMRHQVRSSSKR, from the exons atgaattTCGGCGTTGCCGCCGATTCCCTACTGCTTTTCCGTGCCTGCGATGAGGGTGACTACGAGACGGCCCGCGGCATCTTGGAGCCCGGAGCCCCGAAAGAGTCCGGGCGGCAGAGCAGGCTGCGGTCCGAAGCGGGCTCGGAATGCTGCGGCTCCGCGGACATGTTGTCTCTGGTGCCGGTGGACTGCACGGACGAGGAGGGCAACACCGCCCTGCAGTTCTCCTCGGCCAGCGGACACGAGAACCTGGTCCGGTTCTTACTACGGAAGGGAGCCTCGGTGGACAGCCACAACAACTACGGCTGGACCCCGCTGATGCAGGCTGCCAG GTTTGGTCACTTGACTGTTGCACACATCCTACTGGAGAACGGAGCTGAGATCAATGGACGGAACAGGCTGGGTGCAAGTGTCCTGACTATGGCTGCCCGTGGGGGACACGCTCACGTAATAAAACTACTCCTGGAGAGTGGGGCCTATGTGGACGACTATGATCATCTGGCTGTTGCTGCAGAGGCgaatggcaacaacaacaacagctgcag TGCGGCTGGTTTTGGAGGTGGGGAGGGTTGTCCTGAAGGTGGAAGCTGCAGAGAATTCATGGACATAACAGCCTTGATGGTGGCGTGTCAATATGGCCACGAGGCCACAGTGCGTCTGCTGCTAGAGTGGGGCTCTGATGTCAACTTTTCCCAGAAGACCACTGGCTGGGGACCACTGATGGTGGGAACCCTCAGTGGGAAG GTGGTTGTAGCTCAGCAGCTGGTGGAACGTGGCGCTGACCCAGATCGACTCAATGTTCTGTCTAAAACGGCATTTGAACTGGCCATGCAGCTGAAACAGAGAGACATCAAGGCCTATCTGGACTCAATCACCACTGTCCGACCACAGACAG ATGATGAGAAAAGAAGACCAGATGTGTTCAGTGCCCTGAAGTTGG GAAATTCCCAGCTGGTTAAAGAGATCTTGGAGGAGGATCCTACTCAAGTGAATTCATCTAGCCAGGAGGGAGCGTCACCTCTGATGATGGCAGCGGTGAGCGGCCAGTTAGAAGTAGTTCAGCTGATGGTTGAGAAAAGTGCTGACATAGACAAACAAGACGGTGTCCATGGGTGGACTGCACTAATGCAGGCCACCTATCACGG AAACAAAGACATAGTCAAGTACCTGCTGAGTCAAGGTGCTGACGTCAACCTAAGAGCTAAGAATGGATACACAGCCTTTGATTTGGTTATGCTGTTGAATGACCCAG ACACAGAGCTGGTGCGTCTGTTAGCATCAGTGTGTATGCAGGTCGATAAAGACAAGTCAAAACACCGCGGCAGAGCCTTAATGACTCGCTCCAAAAGTCGCCAGTCCCTCAACAACGTCCCTGTGCCACCTGATGACAAGGGAGGCCTTAAG TCCTGGTGGAGTAGGATGTCAAATAGGTTCCGGAGGCTCAAGTTGACTCACACCCTGAGGCACGGTCTCTCGTCCAATCGTCTGGCTCCATTCCCAGACGATGCTGAAACTTCACTGGATGCCACAATGAAGGCGAGTAGAAAGCCTGGTGCCGTGACTAACGGGGTGCTGGCACCAACTCCAGCCCTGGGAGGGAACGACGTCAGCAATGCCTGGGCTGTCAAGAGCAAAGAAACTG GTCTTTGCAGGTCATCCTCAGAGAAGGAGGACTTCCTTATAACCACACTA TTGAGAAGCGGTGCGCCTTTGACCCGTCTGCCCAATGACAAGCTGAAAGCTGTGATCCCTCCCTTCCTGCCTCCGTCTAACTTTGAGCCGTGGAACTCGGATCGCTCACGTCTCCTCAGGGAGGGAAAGAGTGAAGCGCCACGCATGCCCATGCCGCCCCAGAGAAAACTAAACAGCAGTGGAAACTCAGATATC ACATCTATCAGTCGTGTGGTTAGCAGGTCCATGAAGTTTCCCAGCATCCCAAAGgggccctcctcctcctctccttctaaCTCTGGTCACTACCACTCCCCCCACTCCTCTGGTGGCTCCAATGGAGTGGCAGGGCTTAACCGGGACTCTCACAACCGTTCag ggggcagtgcAGACAGTGTTCTCTCCCAGATAGCAGCCCAAAGGAAGCGAGCAGCTGGCCTTGTAGATGTGAAAGTCCAAGCTCCAGAGAAACAGCATGGCTCATCACAGAGCCAGCCCCCACTGCCAGCCCCAGCACCTGGACTGCCGCTGCCTGATATCAGCCTCCCTGACATCCAAACTCACACAAGCCTGGTCGCCTCCGACATCCACTCAAGAAGG AAGATGGAGTTGAAGAAGAGACCTCAGTCAGGGAATTCCTCCACCTCCAAGAGCACGTCCCCCACCTTGACTCCGTCTCCTTCTCCAACGCCAAAGGCTCCTACTGGGCAGGGAGACTCTCTGTCCTCAGCCTCTTCCCATCCTCGCTCCAAGAGCAGTGGAGGCTCCAGCAGTGGGACCATCACTGATGAAG atgAGCTGTCTAGTATCTTGAAGAAACTGTCCCTGGAGAAATACCAACCCATATTTGAGGAACAGGAG GTGGACATGGAGGCATTCTTGACTCTAACAGATGGCGACCTTAAGGAGCTGGGCATTAAAACAGACGGACCCAGACAACAGATCTTGGCAGCCATATCAGAGCTCAATGCTGGAAAG GGTCGAGAGAGGCAGATTCTTCAGGAGACCATCCATAACTTCCAGTCATCCTTTGGTAGCAGCGCTAGTAACCCGAGACAACCAG CTCCAACAGGTTGGATGAGGCACCAAGTTCGTTCCTCCAGCAAGAGGTAG
- the LOC109629804 gene encoding ankyrin repeat and SAM domain-containing protein 6 isoform X1 translates to MNFGVAADSLLLFRACDEGDYETARGILEPGAPKESGRQSRLRSEAGSECCGSADMLSLVPVDCTDEEGNTALQFSSASGHENLVRFLLRKGASVDSHNNYGWTPLMQAARFGHLTVAHILLENGAEINGRNRLGASVLTMAARGGHAHVIKLLLESGAYVDDYDHLAVAAEANGNNNNSCSAAGFGGGEGCPEGGSCREFMDITALMVACQYGHEATVRLLLEWGSDVNFSQKTTGWGPLMVGTLSGKVVVAQQLVERGADPDRLNVLSKTAFELAMQLKQRDIKAYLDSITTVRPQTDDEKRRPDVFSALKLGNSQLVKEILEEDPTQVNSSSQEGASPLMMAAVSGQLEVVQLMVEKSADIDKQDGVHGWTALMQATYHGNKDIVKYLLSQGADVNLRAKNGYTAFDLVMLLNDPDTELVRLLASVCMQVDKDKSKHRGRALMTRSKSRQSLNNVPVPPDDKGGLKSWWSRMSNRFRRLKLTHTLRHGLSSNRLAPFPDDAETSLDATMKASRKPGAVTNGVLAPTPALGGNDVSNAWAVKSKETGLCRSSSEKEDFLITTLLRSGAPLTRLPNDKLKAVIPPFLPPSNFEPWNSDRSRLLREGKSEAPRMPMPPQRKLNSSGNSDITSISRVVSRSMKFPSIPKGPSSSSPSNSGHYHSPHSSGGSNGVAGLNRDSHNRSGGSADSVLSQIAAQRKRAAGLVDVKVQAPEKQHGSSQSQPPLPAPAPGLPLPDISLPDIQTHTSLVASDIHSRRKMELKKRPQSGNSSTSKSTSPTLTPSPSPTPKAPTGQGDSLSSASSHPRSKSSGGSSSGTITDEDELSSILKKLSLEKYQPIFEEQEVDMEAFLTLTDGDLKELGIKTDGPRQQILAAISELNAGKGRERQILQETIHNFQSSFGSSASNPRQPGEPRSPTGWMRHQVRSSSKR, encoded by the exons atgaattTCGGCGTTGCCGCCGATTCCCTACTGCTTTTCCGTGCCTGCGATGAGGGTGACTACGAGACGGCCCGCGGCATCTTGGAGCCCGGAGCCCCGAAAGAGTCCGGGCGGCAGAGCAGGCTGCGGTCCGAAGCGGGCTCGGAATGCTGCGGCTCCGCGGACATGTTGTCTCTGGTGCCGGTGGACTGCACGGACGAGGAGGGCAACACCGCCCTGCAGTTCTCCTCGGCCAGCGGACACGAGAACCTGGTCCGGTTCTTACTACGGAAGGGAGCCTCGGTGGACAGCCACAACAACTACGGCTGGACCCCGCTGATGCAGGCTGCCAG GTTTGGTCACTTGACTGTTGCACACATCCTACTGGAGAACGGAGCTGAGATCAATGGACGGAACAGGCTGGGTGCAAGTGTCCTGACTATGGCTGCCCGTGGGGGACACGCTCACGTAATAAAACTACTCCTGGAGAGTGGGGCCTATGTGGACGACTATGATCATCTGGCTGTTGCTGCAGAGGCgaatggcaacaacaacaacagctgcag TGCGGCTGGTTTTGGAGGTGGGGAGGGTTGTCCTGAAGGTGGAAGCTGCAGAGAATTCATGGACATAACAGCCTTGATGGTGGCGTGTCAATATGGCCACGAGGCCACAGTGCGTCTGCTGCTAGAGTGGGGCTCTGATGTCAACTTTTCCCAGAAGACCACTGGCTGGGGACCACTGATGGTGGGAACCCTCAGTGGGAAG GTGGTTGTAGCTCAGCAGCTGGTGGAACGTGGCGCTGACCCAGATCGACTCAATGTTCTGTCTAAAACGGCATTTGAACTGGCCATGCAGCTGAAACAGAGAGACATCAAGGCCTATCTGGACTCAATCACCACTGTCCGACCACAGACAG ATGATGAGAAAAGAAGACCAGATGTGTTCAGTGCCCTGAAGTTGG GAAATTCCCAGCTGGTTAAAGAGATCTTGGAGGAGGATCCTACTCAAGTGAATTCATCTAGCCAGGAGGGAGCGTCACCTCTGATGATGGCAGCGGTGAGCGGCCAGTTAGAAGTAGTTCAGCTGATGGTTGAGAAAAGTGCTGACATAGACAAACAAGACGGTGTCCATGGGTGGACTGCACTAATGCAGGCCACCTATCACGG AAACAAAGACATAGTCAAGTACCTGCTGAGTCAAGGTGCTGACGTCAACCTAAGAGCTAAGAATGGATACACAGCCTTTGATTTGGTTATGCTGTTGAATGACCCAG ACACAGAGCTGGTGCGTCTGTTAGCATCAGTGTGTATGCAGGTCGATAAAGACAAGTCAAAACACCGCGGCAGAGCCTTAATGACTCGCTCCAAAAGTCGCCAGTCCCTCAACAACGTCCCTGTGCCACCTGATGACAAGGGAGGCCTTAAG TCCTGGTGGAGTAGGATGTCAAATAGGTTCCGGAGGCTCAAGTTGACTCACACCCTGAGGCACGGTCTCTCGTCCAATCGTCTGGCTCCATTCCCAGACGATGCTGAAACTTCACTGGATGCCACAATGAAGGCGAGTAGAAAGCCTGGTGCCGTGACTAACGGGGTGCTGGCACCAACTCCAGCCCTGGGAGGGAACGACGTCAGCAATGCCTGGGCTGTCAAGAGCAAAGAAACTG GTCTTTGCAGGTCATCCTCAGAGAAGGAGGACTTCCTTATAACCACACTA TTGAGAAGCGGTGCGCCTTTGACCCGTCTGCCCAATGACAAGCTGAAAGCTGTGATCCCTCCCTTCCTGCCTCCGTCTAACTTTGAGCCGTGGAACTCGGATCGCTCACGTCTCCTCAGGGAGGGAAAGAGTGAAGCGCCACGCATGCCCATGCCGCCCCAGAGAAAACTAAACAGCAGTGGAAACTCAGATATC ACATCTATCAGTCGTGTGGTTAGCAGGTCCATGAAGTTTCCCAGCATCCCAAAGgggccctcctcctcctctccttctaaCTCTGGTCACTACCACTCCCCCCACTCCTCTGGTGGCTCCAATGGAGTGGCAGGGCTTAACCGGGACTCTCACAACCGTTCag ggggcagtgcAGACAGTGTTCTCTCCCAGATAGCAGCCCAAAGGAAGCGAGCAGCTGGCCTTGTAGATGTGAAAGTCCAAGCTCCAGAGAAACAGCATGGCTCATCACAGAGCCAGCCCCCACTGCCAGCCCCAGCACCTGGACTGCCGCTGCCTGATATCAGCCTCCCTGACATCCAAACTCACACAAGCCTGGTCGCCTCCGACATCCACTCAAGAAGG AAGATGGAGTTGAAGAAGAGACCTCAGTCAGGGAATTCCTCCACCTCCAAGAGCACGTCCCCCACCTTGACTCCGTCTCCTTCTCCAACGCCAAAGGCTCCTACTGGGCAGGGAGACTCTCTGTCCTCAGCCTCTTCCCATCCTCGCTCCAAGAGCAGTGGAGGCTCCAGCAGTGGGACCATCACTGATGAAG atgAGCTGTCTAGTATCTTGAAGAAACTGTCCCTGGAGAAATACCAACCCATATTTGAGGAACAGGAG GTGGACATGGAGGCATTCTTGACTCTAACAGATGGCGACCTTAAGGAGCTGGGCATTAAAACAGACGGACCCAGACAACAGATCTTGGCAGCCATATCAGAGCTCAATGCTGGAAAG GGTCGAGAGAGGCAGATTCTTCAGGAGACCATCCATAACTTCCAGTCATCCTTTGGTAGCAGCGCTAGTAACCCGAGACAACCAGGTGAACCACGCT CTCCAACAGGTTGGATGAGGCACCAAGTTCGTTCCTCCAGCAAGAGGTAG